From Spirochaetota bacterium, a single genomic window includes:
- a CDS encoding ArsR family transcriptional regulator codes for MDTKRLAKIMKALSHPNRLELYLEIMKASEKGYRAEGQECYVSDIMSCLNVGAPTVSHHLKELINADLVTTERRGKFLVAFANRDTLEDVQKLLSGKPRKK; via the coding sequence ATGGATACGAAACGACTCGCGAAAATCATGAAGGCCCTGTCCCACCCAAACCGGCTGGAGCTATACCTGGAGATCATGAAGGCCAGCGAAAAGGGGTACCGGGCGGAAGGCCAGGAATGCTATGTCTCGGACATCATGAGCTGTCTAAACGTAGGGGCGCCCACGGTGTCTCATCACCTTAAAGAGCTGATCAACGCGGACCTGGTCACTACGGAGCGGAGGGGGAAATTCCTGGTGGCGTTCGCCAACCGCGACACGCTCGAAGATGTCCAGAAGCTTCTGTCGGGGAAACCGCGGAAGAAATGA